The Neodiprion fabricii isolate iyNeoFabr1 chromosome 4, iyNeoFabr1.1, whole genome shotgun sequence genome window below encodes:
- the LOC124181690 gene encoding BRCA1-associated RING domain protein 1-like isoform X2: protein MEFHVGLQEIIAYYVYAPLLHTFMFCTSVLYHSWRILVNGFLTKGDSLFTHVLWRKNATSYTMDLMNNVDRWGNTQAALKDFMINFSCDKCNYTARDPIRYQKCDHLFCTTCIGSKSQCPVCNTPAERNEVYPDKITQKLIGYGNTISQIVHKSYPSMKNDDTAPSSNLSVKEHNVSTKSQSIPKNINKPNMNGETPLHKACLKRNIEKVRSLLEAGANPNTQDHAKWTPLFEATSYGYYEICKLLLEAGANPDTPVEQNRTALHEAVKYNNIEMIKLLQQYKADVNACDSSGKTPLDYASEEVHKILTSYKPADNSLEKSLSNISNITALYNNTLTSNGTHVLGLNLSSESQLLLSELASKYKIKTVKTFTAAVTHVVVETNIQCDTPVNYVVLLAILHGDWILASEYLSTIELEFFEVQGTTNARGSGAPTRARENMQKKNPGLFNGCNFFFAINNQSTYTFGDLQFTKLTLSKLITEGEGKVLNRKPDPESIQTYEEIPFHVGRNVSHPLHRCSHYIIYVPGMDEPQIKYNMSHIRSLPLIWLIESIEQFKLLDPAEIGIIPSADKE, encoded by the exons ATGGAGTTTCACGTTGGACTGCAAGAAATTATCGCTTACTACGTTTACGCACCCCTGCTGCACACGTTCATGT TCTGTACGAGCGTCCTTTATCATTCGTGGCGTATTCTTGTTAACG gatttttaaCGAAAGGGGACTCATTATTTACCCATGTTCTTTGGCGTAAGAACGCCACAAGTTACACAATGGATTTGATGAACAACGTTGATCGATGGGGTAACACACAAGCAGCGCTCAAGGACTTCATGATTAATTTCAGCTGCGACAAGTG caacTACACAGCACGTGACCCAATTCGTTACCAGAAATGTGACCACCTATTTTGCACAACATGTATTGGGTCTAAATCCCAATGCCCAGTATGTAATACTCCAGCCGAAAGAAATGAAGTTTACCCTGACAAAATAACACAAAAGTTGATTGGTTATGGCAACACGATTTCTCAAATAGTTCATAAGTC TTATCCATCAATGAAAAACGATGACACAGCTCCGAGTAGTAATTTGTCAGTAAAAGAACATAATGTTTCAACCAAGTCACAGAGTATTcccaaaaatataaataaaccaAATATGAACGGGGAAACACCACTGCACAAAGCATGTTTAAAg AGAAACATTGAAAAGGTTCGTTCTCTACTAGAGGCAGGAGCAAACCCCAATACACAAGATCATGCTAAGTGGACTCCTTTG TTCGAGGCAACTAGTTATGGATATTACGAAATCTGTAAGCTTCTTCTTGAGGCAGGGGCAAATCCAGATACACCAGTTGAACAGAATCGAACAGCTTTACATGAGGCAGTTAAATAcaacaatattgaaatgaTAAAGCTTCTGCAGCAATACAAAGCTGATGTCAATGCATGTGACAGTTCTGGTAAAACACCGCT TGATTATGCATCTGAAGAGGTCCACAAAATTTTAACATCTTATAAACCTGCGGACAACAGTCTGGAAAAAAGtttgtcaaatatttcaaacataaCAGCATTGTACAACAACACTTTGACTAGCAATGGAACTCATGTACTTGGATTAAACTTGAGTAGCGAGAGCCAGCTCCTGCTTTCTGAACTAGCTagtaaatacaaaattaaaacAGTCAAAACGTTTAC AGCTGCTGTAACTCACGTTGTTGTGGAAACTAATATTCAGTGTGATACCCCTGTGAATTATGTAGTTTTACTTGCTATTCTTCATGGTGACTGGATCCTCGCCAGTGAAT ACCTTAGCACAATAGAACTGGAATTTTTTGAAGTACAGGGTACAACAAATGCTCGAGGTAGTGGCGCTCCTACTCGAGCCAGAGAGAATATGCAGAAAAAG AACCCAGGGCTTTTCAATGgctgcaattttttctttgcaataaACAACCAGTCTACATATACATTTGGTGATCTACAGTTTACTAAGTTGAcactttcaaaattaattactgaGGGGGAAGGAAAAGTATTAAATAGGAAACCTGATCCTGAATCAATACAAACGTACGAGGAAATTCCGTTCCATGTAGGACGGAATGTTTCTCATCCCTTACACAGGTGTTCtcattatataatatatgtgcCTGGCATGGATGAGCcacagataaaatataatatgtcgCACATAAGATCTCTACCTTTGATTTGGCTCATTGAATCTATCGAACAATTCAAATTACTAGATCCTGCCGAAATAGGCATAATTCCCTCTGCTGATAAGGAGTGA
- the LOC124181690 gene encoding BRCA1-associated RING domain protein 1-like isoform X1 has translation MEFHVGLQEIIAYYVYAPLLHTFMFCTSVLYHSWRILVNGFLTKGDSLFTHVLWRKNATSYTMDLMNNVDRWGNTQAALKDFMINFSCDKCNYTARDPIRYQKCDHLFCTTCIGSKSQCPVCNTPAERNEVYPDKITQKLIGYGNTISQIVHKSYPSMKNDDTAPSSNLSVKEHNVSTKSQSIPKNINKPNMNGETPLHKACLKRNIEKVRSLLEAGANPNTQDHAKWTPLFEATSYGYYEICKLLLEAGANPDTPVEQNRTALHEAVKYNNIEMIKLLQQYKADVNACDSSGKTPLDYASEEVHKILTSYKPADNSLEKSLSNISNITALYNNTLTSNGTHVLGLNLSSESQLLLSELASKYKIKTVKTFTAAVTHVVVETNIQCDTPVNYVVLLAILHGDWILASELLRHCANFTDLSTIELEFFEVQGTTNARGSGAPTRARENMQKKNPGLFNGCNFFFAINNQSTYTFGDLQFTKLTLSKLITEGEGKVLNRKPDPESIQTYEEIPFHVGRNVSHPLHRCSHYIIYVPGMDEPQIKYNMSHIRSLPLIWLIESIEQFKLLDPAEIGIIPSADKE, from the exons ATGGAGTTTCACGTTGGACTGCAAGAAATTATCGCTTACTACGTTTACGCACCCCTGCTGCACACGTTCATGT TCTGTACGAGCGTCCTTTATCATTCGTGGCGTATTCTTGTTAACG gatttttaaCGAAAGGGGACTCATTATTTACCCATGTTCTTTGGCGTAAGAACGCCACAAGTTACACAATGGATTTGATGAACAACGTTGATCGATGGGGTAACACACAAGCAGCGCTCAAGGACTTCATGATTAATTTCAGCTGCGACAAGTG caacTACACAGCACGTGACCCAATTCGTTACCAGAAATGTGACCACCTATTTTGCACAACATGTATTGGGTCTAAATCCCAATGCCCAGTATGTAATACTCCAGCCGAAAGAAATGAAGTTTACCCTGACAAAATAACACAAAAGTTGATTGGTTATGGCAACACGATTTCTCAAATAGTTCATAAGTC TTATCCATCAATGAAAAACGATGACACAGCTCCGAGTAGTAATTTGTCAGTAAAAGAACATAATGTTTCAACCAAGTCACAGAGTATTcccaaaaatataaataaaccaAATATGAACGGGGAAACACCACTGCACAAAGCATGTTTAAAg AGAAACATTGAAAAGGTTCGTTCTCTACTAGAGGCAGGAGCAAACCCCAATACACAAGATCATGCTAAGTGGACTCCTTTG TTCGAGGCAACTAGTTATGGATATTACGAAATCTGTAAGCTTCTTCTTGAGGCAGGGGCAAATCCAGATACACCAGTTGAACAGAATCGAACAGCTTTACATGAGGCAGTTAAATAcaacaatattgaaatgaTAAAGCTTCTGCAGCAATACAAAGCTGATGTCAATGCATGTGACAGTTCTGGTAAAACACCGCT TGATTATGCATCTGAAGAGGTCCACAAAATTTTAACATCTTATAAACCTGCGGACAACAGTCTGGAAAAAAGtttgtcaaatatttcaaacataaCAGCATTGTACAACAACACTTTGACTAGCAATGGAACTCATGTACTTGGATTAAACTTGAGTAGCGAGAGCCAGCTCCTGCTTTCTGAACTAGCTagtaaatacaaaattaaaacAGTCAAAACGTTTAC AGCTGCTGTAACTCACGTTGTTGTGGAAACTAATATTCAGTGTGATACCCCTGTGAATTATGTAGTTTTACTTGCTATTCTTCATGGTGACTGGATCCTCGCCAGTGAAT TGCTCAGGCATTGCGCAAATTTTACAGACCTTAGCACAATAGAACTGGAATTTTTTGAAGTACAGGGTACAACAAATGCTCGAGGTAGTGGCGCTCCTACTCGAGCCAGAGAGAATATGCAGAAAAAG AACCCAGGGCTTTTCAATGgctgcaattttttctttgcaataaACAACCAGTCTACATATACATTTGGTGATCTACAGTTTACTAAGTTGAcactttcaaaattaattactgaGGGGGAAGGAAAAGTATTAAATAGGAAACCTGATCCTGAATCAATACAAACGTACGAGGAAATTCCGTTCCATGTAGGACGGAATGTTTCTCATCCCTTACACAGGTGTTCtcattatataatatatgtgcCTGGCATGGATGAGCcacagataaaatataatatgtcgCACATAAGATCTCTACCTTTGATTTGGCTCATTGAATCTATCGAACAATTCAAATTACTAGATCCTGCCGAAATAGGCATAATTCCCTCTGCTGATAAGGAGTGA
- the LOC124181690 gene encoding BRCA1-associated RING domain protein 1-like isoform X4 — MEFHVGLQEIIAYYVYAPLLHTFMFCTSVLYHSWRILVNGFLTKGDSLFTHVLWRKNATSYTMDLMNNVDRWGNTQAALKDFMINFSCDKCNYTARDPIRYQKCDHLFCTTCIGSKSQCPVCNTPAERNEVYPDKITQKLIGYGNTISQIVHKSYPSMKNDDTAPSSNLSVKEHNVSTKSQSIPKNINKPNMNGETPLHKACLKRNIEKVRSLLEAGANPNTQDHAKWTPLFEATSYGYYEICKLLLEAGANPDTPVEQNRTALHEAVKYNNIEMIKLLQQYKADVNACDSSGKTPLAAVTHVVVETNIQCDTPVNYVVLLAILHGDWILASELLRHCANFTDLSTIELEFFEVQGTTNARGSGAPTRARENMQKKNPGLFNGCNFFFAINNQSTYTFGDLQFTKLTLSKLITEGEGKVLNRKPDPESIQTYEEIPFHVGRNVSHPLHRCSHYIIYVPGMDEPQIKYNMSHIRSLPLIWLIESIEQFKLLDPAEIGIIPSADKE; from the exons ATGGAGTTTCACGTTGGACTGCAAGAAATTATCGCTTACTACGTTTACGCACCCCTGCTGCACACGTTCATGT TCTGTACGAGCGTCCTTTATCATTCGTGGCGTATTCTTGTTAACG gatttttaaCGAAAGGGGACTCATTATTTACCCATGTTCTTTGGCGTAAGAACGCCACAAGTTACACAATGGATTTGATGAACAACGTTGATCGATGGGGTAACACACAAGCAGCGCTCAAGGACTTCATGATTAATTTCAGCTGCGACAAGTG caacTACACAGCACGTGACCCAATTCGTTACCAGAAATGTGACCACCTATTTTGCACAACATGTATTGGGTCTAAATCCCAATGCCCAGTATGTAATACTCCAGCCGAAAGAAATGAAGTTTACCCTGACAAAATAACACAAAAGTTGATTGGTTATGGCAACACGATTTCTCAAATAGTTCATAAGTC TTATCCATCAATGAAAAACGATGACACAGCTCCGAGTAGTAATTTGTCAGTAAAAGAACATAATGTTTCAACCAAGTCACAGAGTATTcccaaaaatataaataaaccaAATATGAACGGGGAAACACCACTGCACAAAGCATGTTTAAAg AGAAACATTGAAAAGGTTCGTTCTCTACTAGAGGCAGGAGCAAACCCCAATACACAAGATCATGCTAAGTGGACTCCTTTG TTCGAGGCAACTAGTTATGGATATTACGAAATCTGTAAGCTTCTTCTTGAGGCAGGGGCAAATCCAGATACACCAGTTGAACAGAATCGAACAGCTTTACATGAGGCAGTTAAATAcaacaatattgaaatgaTAAAGCTTCTGCAGCAATACAAAGCTGATGTCAATGCATGTGACAGTTCTGGTAAAACACCGCT AGCTGCTGTAACTCACGTTGTTGTGGAAACTAATATTCAGTGTGATACCCCTGTGAATTATGTAGTTTTACTTGCTATTCTTCATGGTGACTGGATCCTCGCCAGTGAAT TGCTCAGGCATTGCGCAAATTTTACAGACCTTAGCACAATAGAACTGGAATTTTTTGAAGTACAGGGTACAACAAATGCTCGAGGTAGTGGCGCTCCTACTCGAGCCAGAGAGAATATGCAGAAAAAG AACCCAGGGCTTTTCAATGgctgcaattttttctttgcaataaACAACCAGTCTACATATACATTTGGTGATCTACAGTTTACTAAGTTGAcactttcaaaattaattactgaGGGGGAAGGAAAAGTATTAAATAGGAAACCTGATCCTGAATCAATACAAACGTACGAGGAAATTCCGTTCCATGTAGGACGGAATGTTTCTCATCCCTTACACAGGTGTTCtcattatataatatatgtgcCTGGCATGGATGAGCcacagataaaatataatatgtcgCACATAAGATCTCTACCTTTGATTTGGCTCATTGAATCTATCGAACAATTCAAATTACTAGATCCTGCCGAAATAGGCATAATTCCCTCTGCTGATAAGGAGTGA
- the LOC124181690 gene encoding BRCA1-associated RING domain protein 1-like isoform X3, whose product MDLMNNVDRWGNTQAALKDFMINFSCDKCNYTARDPIRYQKCDHLFCTTCIGSKSQCPVCNTPAERNEVYPDKITQKLIGYGNTISQIVHKSYPSMKNDDTAPSSNLSVKEHNVSTKSQSIPKNINKPNMNGETPLHKACLKRNIEKVRSLLEAGANPNTQDHAKWTPLFEATSYGYYEICKLLLEAGANPDTPVEQNRTALHEAVKYNNIEMIKLLQQYKADVNACDSSGKTPLDYASEEVHKILTSYKPADNSLEKSLSNISNITALYNNTLTSNGTHVLGLNLSSESQLLLSELASKYKIKTVKTFTAAVTHVVVETNIQCDTPVNYVVLLAILHGDWILASELLRHCANFTDLSTIELEFFEVQGTTNARGSGAPTRARENMQKKNPGLFNGCNFFFAINNQSTYTFGDLQFTKLTLSKLITEGEGKVLNRKPDPESIQTYEEIPFHVGRNVSHPLHRCSHYIIYVPGMDEPQIKYNMSHIRSLPLIWLIESIEQFKLLDPAEIGIIPSADKE is encoded by the exons ATGGATTTGATGAACAACGTTGATCGATGGGGTAACACACAAGCAGCGCTCAAGGACTTCATGATTAATTTCAGCTGCGACAAGTG caacTACACAGCACGTGACCCAATTCGTTACCAGAAATGTGACCACCTATTTTGCACAACATGTATTGGGTCTAAATCCCAATGCCCAGTATGTAATACTCCAGCCGAAAGAAATGAAGTTTACCCTGACAAAATAACACAAAAGTTGATTGGTTATGGCAACACGATTTCTCAAATAGTTCATAAGTC TTATCCATCAATGAAAAACGATGACACAGCTCCGAGTAGTAATTTGTCAGTAAAAGAACATAATGTTTCAACCAAGTCACAGAGTATTcccaaaaatataaataaaccaAATATGAACGGGGAAACACCACTGCACAAAGCATGTTTAAAg AGAAACATTGAAAAGGTTCGTTCTCTACTAGAGGCAGGAGCAAACCCCAATACACAAGATCATGCTAAGTGGACTCCTTTG TTCGAGGCAACTAGTTATGGATATTACGAAATCTGTAAGCTTCTTCTTGAGGCAGGGGCAAATCCAGATACACCAGTTGAACAGAATCGAACAGCTTTACATGAGGCAGTTAAATAcaacaatattgaaatgaTAAAGCTTCTGCAGCAATACAAAGCTGATGTCAATGCATGTGACAGTTCTGGTAAAACACCGCT TGATTATGCATCTGAAGAGGTCCACAAAATTTTAACATCTTATAAACCTGCGGACAACAGTCTGGAAAAAAGtttgtcaaatatttcaaacataaCAGCATTGTACAACAACACTTTGACTAGCAATGGAACTCATGTACTTGGATTAAACTTGAGTAGCGAGAGCCAGCTCCTGCTTTCTGAACTAGCTagtaaatacaaaattaaaacAGTCAAAACGTTTAC AGCTGCTGTAACTCACGTTGTTGTGGAAACTAATATTCAGTGTGATACCCCTGTGAATTATGTAGTTTTACTTGCTATTCTTCATGGTGACTGGATCCTCGCCAGTGAAT TGCTCAGGCATTGCGCAAATTTTACAGACCTTAGCACAATAGAACTGGAATTTTTTGAAGTACAGGGTACAACAAATGCTCGAGGTAGTGGCGCTCCTACTCGAGCCAGAGAGAATATGCAGAAAAAG AACCCAGGGCTTTTCAATGgctgcaattttttctttgcaataaACAACCAGTCTACATATACATTTGGTGATCTACAGTTTACTAAGTTGAcactttcaaaattaattactgaGGGGGAAGGAAAAGTATTAAATAGGAAACCTGATCCTGAATCAATACAAACGTACGAGGAAATTCCGTTCCATGTAGGACGGAATGTTTCTCATCCCTTACACAGGTGTTCtcattatataatatatgtgcCTGGCATGGATGAGCcacagataaaatataatatgtcgCACATAAGATCTCTACCTTTGATTTGGCTCATTGAATCTATCGAACAATTCAAATTACTAGATCCTGCCGAAATAGGCATAATTCCCTCTGCTGATAAGGAGTGA
- the LOC124181688 gene encoding kinesin-like protein Klp61F → MNETRISKKDKNQHIQVFVRVRPANDVEKLGKSLTVVEVPSSKEVIVREKPQDKLSKKFTFDKVFGPLSKQVDVYQAVVSPLLDEVLAGYNCTVFAYGQTGTGKTFTMEGVSNDPSLHWTSDTSAGIIPRSLSHLFDELRLLEAQEYTVRVSFLELYNEELFDLLSPSDEASKIRLYEDASKKGAVIIHGLEEVTVHNKSEVFKILEKGSEKRQTAATLMNAQSSRSHTVFSITVHIKENTVDGEELLKTGKLNLVDLAGSENVGRSGAVDRRAREAGNINQSLLTLGRVITSLVERAPHIPYRESKLTRLLQESLGGRTKTSIIATVSPASINLEETLSTLDYAHRAKNITNRPELNQKLSKKALLKEYTEEIERLRRDLLATRERNGVYLAQENYNDMQAQIECMEKDITDKINHIKALEEQMNKKDEIFNELHINYEVRTNELCKTQNVLANTQGILKVTESRLIQTKQERDEHKYLVQKHVATEKVLLSQAHQLLGVADIATSDTHKLHDKITRKTQVEQENEKLGQQFQRDMMNEVEEIEKDCMEYAQNLVQFCMNTKNDIGSQLAVQNRGIHTTIQHISKDLVAKQCALKSTLIEHADCSVNKYESWISEHLQNVTTVSEHESKLLNEISLKLAPKLKELLQTTMQKELQTLSASVTEKLEEMFTYAESAKNEICQSLTVSRQRLSDNVTKVKEHIQTVQAKESEILVNKKKFKEQFENLYQQFTTMYSSNEANHTDVANILVQIGETHDNINTDAIESCQNIVKSEKRYEDKVKEGIEIVKNEVQASVNEIVPVADSVTARWYKLVDELRTQLQNTSKVWIKQRDVSEQSISKLQEAILQEQKKILSSAQEFQQIVMDASVNHEEFMENQRSQVWQFNHELQHKLEEQGIGASQWAADVSAKLRTTQHQVEKFITEDLRRDFPTGCTPVKTEHQYPRELAATSPHERIIQRFRDAMNEALTDNEHDNKENDEGEYIKSEIIQPKQMIPKLRPPQLTDRRILGPHN, encoded by the exons GTCGATGTCTATCAAGCAGTGGTTAGTCCTCTATTGGATGAAGTTCTTGCTGGCTACAACTGTACAGTTTTTGCATATGGACAAACTGGAACGGGTAAAACTTTTACCATGGAAGGTGTCAGCAATGATCCGTCTCTCCATTGGACTAGT gacACAAGTGCAGGAATAATTCCTCGCTCTTTGAGTCACTTATTTGATGAACTCCGTCTGTTGGAGGCTCAAGAATATACAGTACGAGTCAGTTTCCTTGAATTGTATAATGAGGAATTATTTGACCTTCTTTCTCCTAGTGATGAAGCATCTAAAATAAG ATTGTATGAGGATGCTTCTAAAAAGGGAGCAGTTATAATTCATGGACTAGAAGAAGTGACGGTTCACAATAAGAGCGAAGTATTCAAGATACTCGAAAAAGGTTCAGAAAAACGACAGACAGCTGCAACTCTTATGAATGCGCAATCCAG TCGGTCTCACACTGTATTTTCAATTACTGTACacataaaagaaaatacagttgATGGGGAAGAGTTATTGAAAACtgggaaattgaatttggttgaCTTGGCTGGAAGTGAGAATGTAGGAAGGTCTGGCGCTGTGGACCGCAGAGCAAGGGAAGCTGGAAATATTAATCAGTCCTTACTGACCCTTGGCAGAGTTATTACTTCGCTTGTTGAACGGGCACCACATATTCCTTATCG AGAGTCAAAATTGACAAGATTACTTCAAGAATCTCTCGGAGGTCGTACCAAAACTTCAATAATTGCTACTGTATCGCCAGCAAGTATTAATCTGGAAGAGACACTTTCTACCTTGGACTATGCACATCGTGCCAAGAACATTACTAACAGACCAGAACTCAATCAGAAATTATCAAAGAAAGCGCTCCTCAAAGAATACACGGAGGAAATCGAGAGATTGCGACGTGATCTTCTCGCTACTAGGGAACGAAATGGGGTTTATTTAGCTCAAGAAAATTACAATGATATGCAAGCTCAGATAGAATGTATGGAGAAAGATATCACtgataaaattaatcataTTAAGGCTCTGGAAGAGCAGATGAATAAGAAAGAC gaaattttcaacgagttGCACATTAATTATGAAGTTCGTACAAATGAATTGTGTAAAACGCAAAACGTACTTGCGAATACACAAGGTATTTTGAAAGTAACTGAAAGCCGATTAATACAGACTAAACAAGAACGTGATGAACATAAATACTTGGTTCAAAAACACGTTGCGACAGAAAAAGTTTTGTTATCTCAAGCACATCAGCTACTAGGAGTTGCTGACATTGCCACTAGTGACACCCATAAGCTTCACGATAAAATTACTCGTAAAAC TCAAGTGGAGCAAGAGAATGAGAAACTTGGACAGCAATTTCAGAGGGACATGATGAATGAAGTGGAAGAAATCGAGAAGGACTGCATGGAATACGCCCAGAATCTGGTACAATTTTGTATGAACACAAAAAATGACATAG GATCACAACTGGCAGTACAGAACAGAGGTATACACACCACAATTCAACATATCTCTAAAGATCTTGTTGCCAAGCAATGTGCGTTGAAATCAACTTTGATTGAACATGCAGATTGTTCA GTCAACAAGTACGAATCCTGGATAAGTGAACACCTGCAAAACGTTACAACTGTATCTGAACATGAGAGTAAACTTCTCAATGAAATATCTTTGAAGTTGGCACCAAAACTTAAGGAGCTACTACAAACTACCATGCAAAAAGAATTGCAAACCTTATCTGCAAGTGTAACagaaaaattggaagaaatGTTTACGTACGCTGAGAGTGCAAAGAATGAAATCTGTCAAAGTTTGACAGTAAGCAGACAGCGGCTTTCGGACAACGTTACAAAAGTTAAGGAACACATCCAGACTGTACAAGCAAAAGAGAGTGAAATACTcgtgaataaaaagaaattcaaggAG CAATTCGAGAATTTATATCAACAATTCACGACTATGTATTCATCAAATGAAGCAAATCACACAGACGTTGCTAACATTTTAGTGCAGATTGGCGAAACCCATGACAATATCAATACTGATGCGATCGAATCATGTCAAAACAtcgtaaaaagtgaaaaacgcTACGAGGATAAAGTCAAagaaggaattgaaattgTCAAGAATGAAGTACAAGCCAGCGTTAATGAG ATTGTACCGGTAGCAGATTCTGTTACTGCTCGTTGGTATAAGTTAGTAGATGAACTACGAACTCAGCTTCAAAACACTAGCAAAGTTTGGATTAAGCAACGTGATGTATCTGAACAGAGTATATCTAAATTACAAGAAGCAATTCTGCAGGAgcagaaaaaaatactttcaagTGCCCAA GAATTTCAACAAATAGTTATGGATGCCAGTGTGAACCACGAAGAATTCATGGAGAACCAACGAAGCCAAGTGTGGCAATTCAATCATGAGTTGCAACATAAATTAGAGGAACAGGGCATAGGTGCCAGTCAGTGGGCAGCTGATGTCTCTGCTAAATTACGCACAACACAACATCAGGTTGAGAAATTCATCACCGAAGACCTCCGGAGAGATTTTCCCACAG GATGTACACCAGTGAAAACGGAGCATCAGTATCCAAGAGAGCTCGCTGCAACATCACCTCATGAGCGTATAATTCAACGGTTTCGAGATGCAATGAACGAGGCGCTTACAGATAACGAG CATGACAACAAAGAAAACGACGAAGGGGAATATATAAAATCCGAAATTATTCAACCAAAACAGATGATACCGAAGTTGAGGCCACCTCAGCTAACTGATCGGCGTATTCTCGGACCACACAACTGA